The proteins below are encoded in one region of Candidatus Polarisedimenticolaceae bacterium:
- the asnB gene encoding asparagine synthase (glutamine-hydrolyzing), translating to MCGIAGALGWGSDGPPGVEALGRMLGALRHRGPDEFGVYRNGPAALAHARLSIIDLATGQQPLANEDRTVWTVFNGEIFNYVELREELVALGHRFRTASDTEVIVHAWEQWGESSVERFNGQWAIATWDAPRRRLFLSRDRLGVRPLYHATVGERFYFASEVKAIFADRAVPREIDPAGLDQVFTFWTTVAPRTPFVGVEELPPGHNMILEVPASGKPSRRWRRYWEPAYPEASAPAPMSLDDATDGLLEKLETATRLRMLRADVPVGAYLSGGIDSSVTAALGRRAKEGVFKTFSLRFADAEFDETPYQRIMARTLDSEHEEVLCERRDIAAVFPDVVRHTERPVLRTAPAPMYLLSGLVRAAGFKVVLTGEGSDEILAGYDLFREAKVRGWWARQPGSQRRPLLLGKLYPYLKRSPTQSPAMACRFFGQGLDRAGRPEFGHQMRWDSAAGLKRLFSAGVRDAVRGVDAVAELTQALPDGFDRWDLVSRVQYLEVRTLLSGYLLSSQGDRMLMAHSVEGRFPFLDHDVVTFCNALPSRYKLRVLDEKHLLKRAARGLVPREILERPKQPYRAPDAASFVGDAAPAWIHEVLDPSAIREAGMFDPDAVTALVAKCRARAGASQLANADNMAFVGVLSSQLLWRDFVRTAPSAAPVRAEEIGTQAP from the coding sequence ATGTGCGGCATCGCGGGCGCCCTCGGCTGGGGAAGCGACGGACCTCCCGGCGTCGAGGCCCTCGGCCGGATGCTGGGGGCGTTGCGTCACCGCGGCCCGGACGAGTTCGGCGTCTACCGGAACGGGCCGGCCGCGCTCGCCCACGCGCGGCTGAGCATCATCGATCTCGCGACCGGCCAGCAGCCGCTCGCCAACGAAGATCGGACCGTCTGGACGGTCTTCAACGGGGAGATTTTCAACTACGTCGAGCTCCGGGAGGAGCTCGTGGCGCTGGGCCACCGCTTCCGCACGGCGTCCGACACCGAAGTCATCGTCCATGCGTGGGAGCAGTGGGGCGAGTCCTCCGTCGAGCGCTTCAACGGACAGTGGGCGATCGCGACCTGGGATGCCCCCCGCCGGCGCCTGTTCCTGTCGCGGGACCGGCTGGGCGTGCGCCCCCTCTACCACGCGACCGTCGGGGAACGGTTCTACTTCGCGTCCGAGGTCAAGGCGATCTTCGCGGATCGCGCGGTGCCGCGTGAGATCGACCCCGCGGGGCTCGACCAGGTCTTCACCTTCTGGACGACCGTCGCACCGCGGACCCCGTTCGTCGGCGTCGAGGAACTGCCCCCGGGTCACAACATGATCCTCGAGGTTCCCGCGTCCGGGAAGCCGTCGCGACGGTGGCGTCGTTACTGGGAGCCCGCGTACCCCGAAGCCTCCGCCCCCGCGCCGATGTCCCTCGACGACGCGACCGACGGGCTACTCGAGAAGCTCGAGACCGCGACGAGGCTCCGGATGCTCCGGGCGGACGTCCCTGTAGGAGCCTATCTGTCGGGGGGGATCGACTCGTCGGTCACGGCCGCGCTCGGTCGCCGCGCCAAGGAGGGGGTGTTCAAGACCTTCTCGCTGCGATTCGCCGACGCCGAGTTCGACGAGACCCCGTACCAGCGGATCATGGCCCGCACCCTCGACTCGGAACACGAGGAGGTGCTCTGCGAGCGGCGCGACATCGCCGCGGTGTTCCCGGACGTCGTCCGCCACACCGAGCGCCCCGTGCTGAGGACCGCCCCGGCGCCGATGTACCTCCTTTCGGGCCTGGTGCGCGCCGCCGGCTTCAAGGTCGTCCTGACGGGGGAGGGGAGCGACGAGATCCTCGCGGGGTACGACCTCTTCCGCGAGGCGAAGGTGCGCGGCTGGTGGGCGCGACAGCCCGGGTCCCAGCGGCGCCCGCTGCTGCTGGGCAAGCTCTACCCCTATCTCAAGCGCTCGCCCACCCAGTCCCCGGCCATGGCCTGCCGGTTCTTCGGACAGGGGCTCGACCGCGCGGGCCGTCCGGAGTTCGGCCACCAGATGCGCTGGGACTCGGCTGCAGGGCTCAAGCGCCTGTTCTCGGCTGGCGTTCGCGACGCGGTCCGCGGAGTCGACGCCGTCGCGGAGCTCACGCAGGCCCTTCCCGACGGTTTCGATCGATGGGATCTCGTGAGCCGCGTGCAGTACCTCGAGGTGCGCACGCTGCTCTCCGGCTACCTGCTCTCCTCTCAGGGCGACCGGATGCTCATGGCGCATTCGGTGGAGGGGCGGTTCCCCTTCCTGGACCACGACGTCGTGACGTTCTGCAACGCACTGCCGTCCCGTTACAAGCTGCGCGTGCTCGACGAGAAGCATCTGCTCAAGCGCGCGGCCCGCGGACTGGTGCCGCGCGAGATCCTGGAGCGGCCCAAGCAGCCGTACCGGGCCCCGGATGCCGCCAGCTTCGTCGGGGACGCCGCACCCGCGTGGATCCACGAGGTGCTCGATCCGTCCGCGATCCGGGAGGCGGGGATGTTCGATCCCGATGCCGTGACGGCGCTCGTCGCGAAGTGCCGCGCCCGTGCCGGCGCCTCGCAGCTCGCCAACGCCGACAACATGGCGTTCGTGGGCGTGCTCTCGAGCCAGCTCCTGTGGCGTGACTTCGTTCGGACGGCGCCGTCGGCGGCGCCTGTCCGCGCCGAGGAAATCGGGACTCAGGCCCCCTGA
- a CDS encoding cohesin domain-containing protein yields MIGIGVRGLLFGSALVLTGCGGGGGGSDAGTGPNPSPDPIIAAFAADTTAPGGNTVSMLEGSKSGDTVTVRVAVTNTTALYATAFDLTYDDTQVTYVSHSAGQLFEQGGHAPTYQVNVPDPGRVVVAVSRNGNVGTVNASGTVDAVRLTFRVRAKGASRAEFGLAPVLYDGQPTPQPKPGINWTAGTFQGS; encoded by the coding sequence ATGATCGGCATCGGCGTTCGGGGACTACTTTTCGGTTCGGCGCTCGTGCTCACGGGTTGCGGCGGCGGCGGCGGCGGCTCGGACGCGGGGACCGGCCCGAATCCTTCCCCGGATCCGATCATCGCGGCGTTCGCGGCCGACACCACCGCGCCGGGCGGCAACACCGTTTCCATGCTCGAAGGATCCAAGAGCGGGGACACGGTCACCGTCAGGGTCGCGGTGACGAACACGACGGCCCTCTACGCGACGGCGTTCGATCTCACCTACGACGACACGCAGGTGACCTACGTCAGCCACTCGGCGGGGCAGCTCTTCGAGCAGGGCGGCCACGCGCCGACCTACCAGGTCAACGTGCCGGATCCCGGCCGGGTGGTGGTCGCGGTGAGCCGGAACGGGAACGTGGGGACGGTCAATGCCAGCGGCACGGTCGATGCGGTCCGACTCACCTTCCGGGTGCGTGCGAAGGGGGCCTCGCGGGCCGAGTTCGGGCTGGCTCCGGTCCTCTACGACGGGCAGCCAACGCCGCAGCCCAAGCCCGGGATCAACTGGACCGCAGGGACCTTCCAGGGCAGCTGA
- a CDS encoding ATP-binding protein has translation MGVNGAVDDGSRDFFRGLIEGMRCGILTIDRDGRVVMMNEHARGILELDRLPRAGDSVEAALSGHPQLAQILRESFSMSSLPNRAEIDLRCRSDRGKTIGFTLSMVPGEDGAPMGAAIFFKDLTYVEHKEEQERLRDRLAALGQMAANLAHEIRNPLASIEVSCSLLKRRVDSADQGTRDLLDKIIAEVRRLNRTITSSLEFVRPLSLTLAPANLEAVLDEAITVATGRRGRPGVEIVRRYPERSGPLLMDRTQLRQVFENLMLNALESMGETGTLTVECTTAPAPASASTPYRPAGFRDSDPWQGFDRYAVVRVTDTGSGIEDEHLDKLFYPFFTTKKQGSGVGLSMARKIVDSHRGLIDVESRPGAGTTFTVRLPIATGRNGGQVAS, from the coding sequence ATGGGTGTGAACGGCGCCGTGGACGACGGGTCGCGGGACTTCTTCCGCGGCCTGATCGAGGGCATGCGCTGCGGCATCCTCACCATCGACCGCGACGGCCGCGTCGTGATGATGAACGAGCACGCCCGCGGGATTCTCGAGCTCGACCGGCTTCCGAGAGCCGGCGATTCGGTCGAGGCCGCGCTCTCGGGGCACCCGCAGCTCGCCCAGATCCTCCGCGAGTCGTTCTCGATGTCGAGCCTTCCGAACCGCGCCGAGATCGACTTGCGATGCCGGTCGGACCGGGGGAAGACGATCGGGTTCACCCTGTCGATGGTCCCCGGTGAGGACGGCGCGCCGATGGGCGCCGCGATCTTCTTCAAGGATCTGACCTACGTCGAGCACAAGGAGGAGCAGGAGCGCCTGCGCGACCGCCTCGCGGCCCTCGGCCAGATGGCGGCGAATCTCGCCCACGAGATCCGCAATCCGCTCGCCTCGATCGAGGTGTCGTGCTCGCTGCTCAAGCGACGGGTCGACTCGGCCGACCAGGGGACCCGCGATCTCCTCGACAAGATCATCGCCGAGGTGCGCCGGCTCAACCGCACGATCACCTCGAGCCTGGAGTTCGTGCGGCCGCTGTCGCTGACGCTCGCGCCGGCGAACCTCGAGGCCGTGCTCGACGAAGCGATCACGGTGGCGACCGGGCGGCGCGGCCGGCCCGGAGTCGAGATCGTGCGGCGCTATCCGGAGCGCTCCGGCCCGTTGCTGATGGACCGGACGCAGCTGCGGCAGGTCTTCGAGAACCTGATGCTCAACGCGCTCGAGTCGATGGGGGAGACGGGAACGTTGACCGTGGAGTGCACGACGGCGCCGGCTCCGGCCTCCGCGTCGACGCCCTACCGTCCTGCGGGGTTCCGCGATTCCGATCCCTGGCAGGGATTCGACCGCTACGCCGTGGTCCGGGTGACGGACACCGGGAGCGGCATCGAGGACGAGCACCTCGACAAGTTGTTCTATCCGTTTTTCACCACCAAGAAACAGGGCTCGGGTGTGGGCCTGTCCATGGCGAGGAAGATCGTGGACAGCCATCGCGGGCTCATCGACGTCGAGAGCCGGCCCGGAGCGGGGACCACCTTCACGGTGCGTCTGCCGATCGCCACCGGCCGGAACGGGGGGCAGGTCGCATCATGA
- a CDS encoding class I adenylate-forming enzyme family protein, with amino-acid sequence MAVHLLDDFLRESAQRVPGSVALIHGEERTSYGDLDRASDRVAGALASQGIRRGDRVGLLDDNGLDYVEGYYAVLKAGAVAVPLNTQADPRTIQGLLADCGARAVIAGRRHAPLILPGLNGLGAMEFAVLPDGDVESAPAGPVRLVRISDARAFGGPAPSLRRIDLDRASIIYTSGSTGRPKGAVLSHLNLVANTRSIVQYLELTSADRVLAVLPFYYVYGKSLLNTHVAAGGSVVIENRFLFPQVAVDTLQREACTGFAGVPSTFAILLDKTNVAKRDLPALRYVTQAGGAMAPAIIRRVMEALPRTRVFIMYGATEAGARLSYLPPDELPSRVGSIGRAIPNVELLVLRDDGSTCEPGEVGEIVARGSNIMEGYWNDPAETAAVLDRHGYHTGDLGVADEEGYLRVVGRKREMIKSGAHRISPKEIEEAILEHASVLEAAVIGIPDAMLGEAIRAYVVPREGCTLSIDAIAAHCRERLAGYKVPREFVKRGTLPKNPSGKVMKDRLHHDAPTPGSDARE; translated from the coding sequence TTGGCGGTCCACCTGCTCGACGATTTCCTGCGCGAATCCGCGCAGCGGGTCCCCGGATCCGTCGCGCTGATTCACGGCGAAGAGAGGACCTCCTACGGGGATCTCGACCGGGCGTCCGACCGCGTGGCCGGAGCGCTCGCGTCCCAGGGGATCCGGCGGGGGGACCGCGTCGGCCTGCTCGACGACAACGGACTCGATTACGTCGAGGGTTATTACGCGGTCCTCAAGGCGGGGGCGGTGGCCGTTCCGCTCAACACGCAGGCCGACCCGCGCACGATTCAGGGCCTGCTCGCCGACTGCGGAGCGAGGGCCGTGATCGCCGGTCGCCGTCACGCTCCCCTGATCCTCCCGGGGCTGAACGGGCTCGGGGCCATGGAGTTCGCCGTTCTGCCCGACGGCGACGTCGAGAGTGCGCCTGCCGGGCCGGTCCGTCTCGTCCGCATTTCCGACGCACGCGCGTTCGGCGGACCCGCCCCGTCCCTGCGCCGCATCGACCTGGATCGGGCATCGATCATTTACACGTCCGGAAGCACCGGGAGGCCCAAGGGGGCCGTGCTCTCCCACCTGAACCTCGTCGCCAACACGCGGAGCATCGTGCAGTACCTGGAGCTGACATCCGCCGACCGCGTTCTCGCCGTCCTACCCTTCTACTACGTCTACGGAAAGTCCCTCCTGAACACGCACGTGGCGGCGGGCGGAAGTGTCGTGATCGAGAACCGCTTCCTCTTCCCCCAGGTGGCCGTCGACACGCTCCAGCGGGAGGCGTGCACCGGCTTCGCGGGGGTACCGTCCACGTTCGCGATCCTGCTCGACAAGACCAACGTCGCGAAGCGAGACCTGCCTGCGTTGCGCTACGTGACTCAGGCAGGCGGGGCCATGGCCCCGGCGATCATCCGTCGCGTCATGGAAGCCCTCCCTCGAACGCGCGTCTTCATCATGTACGGAGCCACCGAGGCGGGCGCCCGGCTGTCCTACCTGCCCCCCGACGAGCTGCCGAGCCGCGTCGGATCCATCGGCAGGGCCATCCCGAACGTCGAATTGCTGGTGCTTCGCGACGACGGCTCGACGTGCGAGCCCGGGGAGGTCGGCGAAATCGTCGCGAGAGGCTCGAACATCATGGAAGGCTACTGGAACGACCCCGCCGAGACCGCCGCCGTGCTCGACCGACACGGTTACCACACCGGCGATCTCGGGGTCGCCGACGAGGAGGGCTACCTCCGGGTCGTCGGTCGAAAACGCGAGATGATCAAGAGCGGCGCTCACCGTATCTCCCCGAAGGAGATCGAGGAAGCCATCCTGGAGCACGCGTCCGTCCTCGAGGCCGCGGTGATCGGGATCCCGGACGCGATGCTCGGGGAGGCGATCCGTGCCTACGTGGTCCCCCGCGAAGGCTGCACGCTGTCGATC
- a CDS encoding sigma-70 family RNA polymerase sigma factor, protein MPQHERSTIGRLEYDVSDEGKRSYRGALRAYLEQIRPIGLLTESGEYRLAVDSRAGDEAARNRLLEANLRLVVKIALEYRHSPVKLEDLIAEGNIGLIQAVKRFDPNRGVRFVSYASWWVRKYMVAALNDSTKAATSPLPRDAGAVTPIKRARVLSLEDFLHNSGDRVLLEKVAPADAEDPEHLVVESDLQEALRSVLGRIPALERRVLEMHYGLDGGPPRTLQLIGQELRCTREHVRQIELRARDRARRLLER, encoded by the coding sequence GTGCCCCAGCATGAACGCAGCACGATCGGCCGCCTGGAGTACGACGTGAGCGACGAGGGGAAACGCTCGTATCGTGGGGCTTTGCGGGCCTATCTGGAGCAGATCCGGCCCATCGGTCTGCTCACCGAGAGCGGCGAGTACCGCCTCGCGGTGGACAGCCGCGCCGGGGACGAGGCGGCGCGCAATCGCCTGCTCGAAGCCAATCTCCGGCTCGTCGTCAAGATCGCGCTCGAGTACCGGCACTCGCCCGTCAAGCTCGAGGACCTGATCGCCGAAGGGAACATCGGCCTGATCCAGGCCGTCAAGCGCTTCGACCCGAACCGCGGAGTGCGCTTCGTGAGTTACGCGTCGTGGTGGGTCCGCAAGTACATGGTCGCCGCCCTGAACGACTCGACGAAGGCGGCGACGAGCCCCCTCCCCCGCGACGCCGGCGCCGTCACCCCGATCAAGCGGGCGCGCGTGCTCTCGCTCGAGGACTTCCTGCACAACTCCGGCGACCGGGTTCTGCTCGAGAAGGTGGCGCCCGCCGACGCCGAGGATCCGGAGCACCTGGTCGTCGAGAGCGATCTCCAGGAGGCGTTGCGATCGGTCCTCGGGCGGATCCCGGCCCTCGAGCGGCGCGTCCTCGAGATGCACTACGGACTCGACGGCGGCCCGCCGCGGACGCTCCAGCTCATCGGACAGGAGCTCCGCTGCACCCGCGAGCACGTGCGCCAGATCGAGCTGCGCGCCCGCGATCGGGCCCGCCGCCTGCTCGAGCGATGA
- a CDS encoding fibronectin type III domain-containing protein: protein MACHPLRRIAFVAVSAALAFSAHAGQIQIAWDAVPGATGYRVYYGTQSGSYTANVSTSATTATLSGLQDCTTYYLAVKAYNAAGESPSFSNELSGWSRPEVTSATPAVAMQGSQVTVTVNGANFQSGAIVEIDNPRVTLTGVRTVACNQMQFVATLDPPAQNVRAAQVGRWTVSVSNPDDVFGQKSQAFEVSINPARFNINTTDSATQNRLDGKDTIWIARLFGSQDGGASYDPDSDFDGDGWVDGNDLAYLASNLGRCWSGTNWSAASCPANLR from the coding sequence ATGGCCTGTCACCCCCTCCGTCGAATCGCCTTCGTGGCCGTGAGCGCCGCGCTCGCGTTCTCCGCACACGCCGGGCAAATTCAGATTGCCTGGGACGCCGTGCCGGGCGCGACCGGTTATCGCGTGTATTACGGCACGCAATCCGGGAGCTACACGGCGAACGTCTCCACGTCGGCGACGACGGCCACGCTGTCCGGACTCCAGGACTGCACGACCTACTACCTCGCGGTGAAGGCCTACAACGCCGCCGGCGAGTCGCCCTCCTTCTCGAACGAGTTGTCGGGATGGTCGCGTCCCGAGGTGACCTCCGCGACCCCGGCGGTCGCGATGCAGGGATCCCAGGTGACCGTCACGGTGAACGGAGCGAACTTCCAGTCGGGGGCGATCGTCGAGATCGACAACCCGCGCGTCACCCTCACGGGCGTTCGGACCGTGGCCTGCAACCAGATGCAGTTCGTCGCGACCCTCGATCCGCCGGCGCAGAACGTCCGCGCGGCGCAGGTCGGGCGATGGACCGTCTCGGTCTCCAACCCCGACGACGTCTTCGGGCAGAAGTCGCAGGCCTTCGAGGTCTCGATCAACCCGGCCCGTTTCAACATCAACACCACCGATTCCGCCACCCAGAACCGGCTCGACGGCAAGGACACGATCTGGATCGCCCGCCTGTTCGGGAGCCAGGACGGCGGCGCATCCTACGATCCGGATTCCGACTTCGACGGCGACGGCTGGGTGGACGGGAACGACCTGGCCTACCTCGCGAGCAACCTCGGCCGCTGCTGGTCGGGTACGAACTGGTCGGCGGCCTCGTGTCCCGCCAACCTCCGATAG
- the nadE gene encoding NAD(+) synthase, with protein MFSKHVLDLDYPAQARRIEEGIRRIVTEDLKRKGAVVAISGGIDSSLVAALCARALGPERVFGLFLPENDSSDDSLRLGRALAAKFGIPAQVVNIGPALDAMGCYRQRDEAIRTVFPDYGPGWKSKIVLPQVSDRPRLNVFSIVVQRPDGEILRARAPLDVYLTIVASTNMKQRTRKLTEYFHGERLHFAVAGTPNRLEYDQGFFVKGGDGLADFKPIAHLYKTQVYAMAAAVGVPDEILGRTPTTDTYSLPQTQEEFYFSLPYDRMDLCLWAYNHGVAAEEVAPVVGITPSQVEAVYRDIESKRRTTAILHRKPVLVEPVSEIRVD; from the coding sequence ATGTTTTCGAAACACGTCCTCGATCTCGACTATCCCGCGCAGGCGCGTCGGATCGAGGAAGGGATCCGACGCATCGTCACGGAGGACCTCAAGCGCAAGGGGGCCGTCGTCGCCATCTCGGGGGGGATCGACAGCTCGCTCGTCGCCGCCCTGTGCGCCCGGGCGCTGGGGCCCGAGCGCGTGTTCGGACTGTTCCTTCCCGAGAACGACTCTTCGGACGACAGCCTCCGGCTCGGCCGGGCGCTCGCGGCGAAGTTCGGGATCCCCGCCCAGGTCGTGAACATCGGTCCGGCCCTCGATGCGATGGGGTGCTACCGCCAGCGCGACGAGGCGATCCGGACGGTCTTCCCCGACTACGGTCCCGGCTGGAAGTCGAAGATCGTGCTTCCCCAGGTGTCGGATCGTCCGCGCCTGAACGTCTTCAGCATCGTGGTCCAGCGCCCCGACGGCGAGATCCTCCGGGCGAGGGCCCCCCTCGACGTCTACCTCACGATCGTGGCCTCCACGAACATGAAGCAGCGGACCCGGAAGCTGACCGAGTACTTCCACGGCGAGCGCCTTCACTTCGCCGTCGCCGGAACGCCGAACCGGCTCGAATACGACCAGGGCTTCTTCGTGAAAGGGGGCGACGGTCTGGCCGACTTCAAGCCGATCGCCCACCTCTACAAGACCCAGGTCTACGCGATGGCCGCGGCGGTCGGGGTCCCCGACGAGATCCTCGGGCGCACTCCCACGACGGATACCTACTCGCTCCCGCAGACCCAGGAGGAGTTCTACTTCTCCCTGCCGTACGATCGCATGGACCTTTGCCTCTGGGCCTACAATCACGGCGTCGCCGCCGAGGAGGTGGCTCCGGTGGTCGGGATCACCCCGTCGCAGGTCGAGGCCGTTTACCGCGACATCGAGTCCAAGCGCAGGACCACGGCGATCCTGCACCGCAAGCCGGTCCTCGTCGAGCCCGTCTCCGAGATCCGGGTCGACTGA
- a CDS encoding DegT/DnrJ/EryC1/StrS family aminotransferase produces the protein MEQQIPLSSPDIDPSDIEAVIAVLRSTQLSLGPTGPRFEQAFVEYTGARHAVAVNSGTSGLHLAVIALGIGAGDEVVTTPFSFVASTNCFLFEGAKPVFADIDPVTWDLDPAAAEAAITPRTKALLPVHVFGRPCRIGEFVEIARRRGLRLLEDPCESLGSAVRGRMTGTFGDAGVFAFYPNKQITTGEGGVIVTDDDTIAGLCRSLRNQGRDAGGGWLEHVRMGFNYRLSDIQAALGLSQMARLESFVAMRQRVFQQYGEALRNVGGVIAPAPARPDERVSWFVYVVRLADEFDREDRDAVLAQLRRRGIGCRNYFVPIHLQGYMRERFGFREGQFPVTEAVAARSIALPFHNRVGEAEIEAVAGALREAIDARVRARQGA, from the coding sequence GTGGAGCAGCAGATCCCCCTCTCCAGCCCCGACATCGATCCGTCCGACATCGAAGCGGTGATCGCCGTCCTCCGGTCGACCCAACTGAGCCTCGGACCGACCGGGCCGCGCTTCGAGCAGGCTTTCGTGGAGTACACCGGGGCCCGGCACGCGGTCGCGGTGAACAGCGGGACGAGCGGGCTGCATCTGGCGGTGATCGCCCTCGGAATCGGCGCCGGCGACGAGGTCGTCACGACGCCCTTCTCCTTCGTGGCGTCCACCAACTGCTTCCTCTTCGAGGGTGCGAAACCCGTGTTCGCCGACATCGATCCGGTGACCTGGGACCTCGACCCCGCGGCGGCCGAGGCGGCAATCACCCCACGCACCAAGGCCCTTCTGCCCGTCCACGTCTTCGGCCGCCCCTGCAGGATCGGGGAGTTCGTCGAGATCGCGCGGCGGCGCGGCTTGCGCCTGCTCGAGGACCCCTGCGAATCCCTCGGATCCGCGGTGCGCGGCCGCATGACGGGGACGTTCGGGGACGCGGGCGTCTTCGCGTTCTACCCCAACAAGCAGATCACGACGGGTGAAGGCGGGGTCATCGTCACCGACGACGACACGATCGCCGGTTTGTGCCGCTCGCTGCGGAATCAGGGCCGAGACGCGGGCGGCGGCTGGCTCGAGCACGTTCGCATGGGGTTCAACTACCGTCTGTCGGACATCCAGGCCGCGCTCGGATTGTCCCAGATGGCGCGCCTGGAGTCGTTCGTCGCGATGCGCCAACGGGTCTTCCAGCAATACGGCGAAGCGCTGCGCAACGTCGGCGGAGTGATCGCACCCGCCCCCGCCCGCCCCGACGAGCGGGTCTCGTGGTTCGTCTACGTCGTGCGACTCGCCGACGAGTTCGATCGTGAGGACCGGGACGCGGTCCTCGCGCAGCTTCGCCGGCGCGGCATCGGCTGCAGGAACTACTTCGTACCGATCCACCTCCAGGGCTACATGCGGGAGCGATTCGGCTTCCGGGAGGGGCAGTTCCCGGTGACCGAAGCCGTCGCGGCGCGGTCGATCGCCCTTCCGTTCCACAACCGGGTGGGCGAGGCGGAGATCGAGGCGGTCGCAGGGGCGTTGCGGGAGGCGATCGACGCGCGAGTCCGGGCGCGTCAGGGGGCCTGA
- a CDS encoding sigma-54 dependent transcriptional regulator — protein sequence MKKILVAEDEQTLREGIATAFRDRGWEVTEAVDGAQASQRLEEEVFDVLVTDYKMPERNGLEVLKRAKMINEGTVCLVMTAYGTVETAVEAMKAGAYDYVLKPFDLEELELKVERALEHRRLMARIQVYDRQSILPKFENIVGEAPQMKDIFRTIEKVARSNATVLVLGETGVGKELVAEALHRNSSRADRPFVKMNCAALHENLLESELFGHERGAFTGADRQRIGRFELANEGTLFLDEIGNMMPSTQAKVLRVLQEREFERLGGSRTIKVDVRLVAATNKNLEEAISRGEFREDLFYRLNVVTIHVPPLRERKEDIVPLATHFIERFAAELKKDVRGLDPGAVRALKRHTWPGNIRELENTVERAVLMSEGRYVLEEDLNLFDGQASSDNVAAMNLRLPPNGIPLDELERHAILEALRINNWVQKDAAKFLGISSRVMNYKVAKYEIKNPRWTKNKAAV from the coding sequence ATGAAGAAAATTCTCGTCGCCGAGGACGAACAGACGCTGCGTGAGGGGATCGCGACCGCCTTTCGGGACCGCGGATGGGAGGTCACCGAGGCCGTGGATGGTGCGCAGGCGTCGCAGCGGCTCGAGGAAGAGGTTTTCGACGTCCTCGTGACCGACTACAAGATGCCCGAGCGCAACGGGCTCGAGGTCCTCAAACGCGCGAAGATGATCAACGAGGGGACGGTCTGCCTCGTGATGACCGCGTACGGAACGGTCGAGACCGCGGTCGAGGCGATGAAGGCGGGGGCCTACGACTACGTGCTCAAGCCCTTCGATCTCGAGGAGCTCGAGTTGAAGGTCGAGCGCGCGCTCGAGCACCGTCGCCTGATGGCGCGCATCCAGGTCTACGATCGCCAGTCGATCCTCCCGAAGTTCGAGAACATCGTGGGGGAGGCCCCCCAGATGAAGGACATCTTCCGGACGATCGAGAAGGTCGCGCGTTCCAACGCCACGGTGCTCGTTCTGGGGGAGACCGGCGTCGGCAAGGAGCTCGTCGCGGAGGCCCTGCACCGCAACTCGTCCCGCGCCGACCGTCCGTTCGTCAAGATGAACTGCGCGGCGCTCCACGAGAACCTGCTCGAGTCCGAGCTGTTCGGGCACGAGCGCGGCGCCTTCACCGGCGCCGACCGCCAGCGCATCGGCCGTTTCGAGCTCGCCAACGAAGGCACGCTGTTCCTCGACGAGATCGGGAACATGATGCCGTCCACGCAGGCGAAGGTGCTGCGCGTCCTTCAGGAGCGCGAGTTCGAGCGCCTCGGCGGGTCCCGTACGATCAAGGTGGACGTCCGGCTCGTCGCCGCCACCAACAAGAACCTCGAGGAGGCGATCTCCCGCGGGGAGTTCCGCGAGGACCTCTTCTACCGGCTCAACGTGGTCACGATCCACGTGCCGCCGCTGCGCGAGCGCAAGGAGGACATCGTCCCCCTCGCCACGCACTTCATCGAGCGTTTCGCGGCGGAGCTCAAGAAGGACGTGCGCGGGCTCGACCCCGGAGCGGTCCGGGCCCTCAAGCGTCACACCTGGCCCGGGAACATCCGCGAGCTCGAGAACACCGTGGAGCGCGCCGTGCTCATGTCCGAGGGTCGCTACGTCCTCGAGGAGGACCTCAACCTCTTCGACGGGCAGGCGTCGTCGGACAACGTCGCGGCGATGAACCTGCGCCTGCCGCCCAACGGGATCCCGCTCGACGAGCTCGAGCGTCACGCCATCCTCGAGGCGCTGCGCATCAACAACTGGGTGCAGAAAGACGCCGCGAAGTTCCTCGGGATCTCGTCCCGCGTGATGAACTACAAGGTCGCGAAGTACGAGATCAAGAACCCGCGCTGGACGAAGAACAAGGCCGCGGTCTAG